A genome region from Clostridium pasteurianum includes the following:
- a CDS encoding endonuclease MutS2 produces MNEKSLRVLEYFKIKDKIKKYTSTSASKRLIDDLRPYGSVYEVKEHIEETKEAFELLMKKGTPPFEGAYDVTEAVGMAEKGFSLMPGQLLKVANMLKCARNFKEYIAHKDEEESYRIIEDICSGIIPLRNVENSIFNAIIGEDEISDKASTALYGIRRSLKDKNASIKDRVNSMMRNYSKYLQENLYTIRGDRYVIPVKAEYKAQVPGLVHDQSSTGATLFIEPMGLVNLNNEIKELMLKEKAEIERILRELSMLIYKSIIAVKNDEKIVTELDFIFAKAKYASSINATAPHVNDNGIIDIVMGRHPLIDTSKVVPLDIYMGREFTSLIITGPNTGGKTVTLKTTGLIELMAMSGLMIPARENSTISFFNEVYADIGDEQSIEQSLSTFSSHMTNIVKIIDNADKNSLVLFDELGAGTDPTEGAALAVSILENLRKRGTKIVATTHYSELKAYALKTENVENASVEFDVETLRPTYRLLIGIPGKSNAFEISKRLGLSDYIIEDARRGISKDTLDFEDLIQNLQTRSVKAEENLRRTEFLKEEAENLKEKYEKKASSITETREKALHEGRREAKRIIEEAKMEADKILKDMREMERMGYSSDARQKLQESRQKLKEKLDKAEENLNKDVKHEGEMLKEVKEGEEVFIPSLNMKGIVVSTVDNKGEVEIQAGIMKINVKLKELRKSDSSIISSKKNKANKKREAKLNLRSVSQSIDLRGMDSEEAMYKTDIYLDEAYMAGLNSVTVIHGKGTGVLRKAINDMLKRNSHVKSYRLGNFGEGGTGVTVVELK; encoded by the coding sequence GTGAATGAAAAATCACTTAGAGTTCTTGAATATTTTAAGATAAAGGATAAGATCAAAAAATATACGAGTACAAGTGCGTCAAAAAGATTAATTGATGATTTGAGACCTTATGGCAGTGTTTACGAAGTCAAAGAACATATAGAAGAAACTAAAGAAGCTTTTGAACTTTTAATGAAGAAGGGAACCCCTCCTTTTGAGGGAGCTTATGATGTAACTGAAGCAGTAGGCATGGCTGAAAAAGGATTCTCTTTAATGCCAGGTCAGCTTTTAAAGGTTGCAAATATGCTTAAGTGTGCCAGAAATTTTAAGGAGTACATAGCTCATAAGGATGAAGAAGAAAGTTATAGAATAATAGAAGACATATGCAGTGGGATAATTCCTTTAAGAAATGTAGAAAATAGTATTTTTAATGCAATCATTGGTGAGGATGAAATCTCTGATAAAGCCAGTACTGCTTTATATGGAATAAGAAGAAGTCTTAAGGATAAAAATGCATCTATAAAAGATAGGGTTAATTCCATGATGAGAAATTATTCAAAGTATTTACAGGAGAATCTATATACCATAAGAGGCGATAGATATGTAATTCCTGTTAAAGCTGAATATAAAGCTCAGGTACCTGGCCTTGTACATGATCAGAGTTCTACAGGTGCAACACTTTTTATAGAGCCTATGGGACTTGTAAATTTAAATAACGAGATAAAAGAACTTATGCTAAAAGAAAAAGCAGAGATAGAAAGAATTTTAAGGGAATTATCGATGCTTATATATAAAAGTATTATTGCAGTGAAAAATGATGAAAAAATAGTTACAGAGCTTGATTTCATATTTGCAAAAGCTAAATATGCAAGTTCTATAAATGCAACTGCACCACATGTAAATGACAATGGAATAATAGATATAGTCATGGGAAGGCATCCACTTATAGATACTTCTAAGGTAGTTCCTCTTGATATATACATGGGGAGAGAATTTACCTCACTTATTATAACAGGACCAAATACAGGTGGAAAAACTGTAACTCTTAAAACCACAGGATTAATTGAACTTATGGCTATGAGTGGGCTTATGATACCTGCCAGGGAAAATTCGACTATAAGCTTTTTTAATGAAGTCTATGCAGATATAGGTGATGAGCAGAGTATAGAGCAAAGTTTATCTACTTTTTCTTCACATATGACTAATATCGTTAAAATAATTGATAATGCTGATAAAAATTCACTTGTGTTATTTGATGAATTAGGTGCAGGTACTGATCCTACAGAAGGAGCTGCACTTGCTGTTTCAATACTTGAAAACTTGAGAAAAAGAGGAACTAAGATAGTTGCTACAACCCACTATAGTGAACTTAAGGCTTATGCTCTTAAAACTGAAAATGTTGAAAATGCTTCTGTTGAATTTGATGTTGAAACTTTAAGACCTACATATAGACTTTTAATAGGCATACCTGGAAAATCAAATGCTTTTGAAATTTCAAAGAGGTTAGGACTTTCTGATTACATAATTGAAGATGCTAGAAGAGGTATATCCAAGGATACTTTGGATTTTGAGGACTTAATTCAAAATCTTCAAACTAGAAGTGTGAAAGCTGAAGAAAACTTGAGAAGAACAGAATTCTTAAAGGAAGAAGCTGAAAATCTTAAGGAAAAGTATGAAAAAAAAGCATCTTCAATAACAGAAACCAGGGAAAAAGCTCTCCATGAAGGCAGACGTGAGGCAAAGAGAATAATTGAAGAAGCTAAAATGGAAGCAGATAAGATTTTAAAGGACATGCGGGAAATGGAGAGAATGGGATATTCTTCTGATGCAAGACAAAAACTTCAGGAGAGCAGACAGAAGTTAAAAGAAAAACTGGATAAGGCAGAAGAAAATTTAAATAAAGATGTAAAACACGAAGGTGAGATGCTCAAAGAGGTAAAAGAGGGAGAAGAAGTATTTATACCATCTCTTAACATGAAGGGCATTGTGGTTTCAACTGTTGATAATAAAGGAGAAGTTGAAATTCAAGCTGGAATAATGAAGATAAATGTTAAATTAAAGGAGCTTAGAAAAAGCGATAGCAGCATTATATCTTCAAAGAAAAATAAAGCAAATAAGAAAAGAGAGGCAAAGCTTAATTTAAGGTCAGTTTCTCAATCTATTGACCTTAGAGGTATGGATTCAGAAGAGGCTATGTACAAAACTGATATATATCTTGATGAAGCATATATGGCAGGTCTAAATTCTGTTACAGTAATACATGGTAAGGGAACAGGAGTTTTAAGGAAGGCTATAAATGACATGTTAAAAAGAAATTCTCATGTGAAAAGTTATAGGCTTGGAAATTTTGGAGAAGGTGGCACAGGAGTTACTGTAGTGGAATTAAAATAA
- a CDS encoding DUF523 domain-containing protein — MKNDVLIVSACLLGINCKYSGSNNLNEKVKKLCNNMTVIPICPEQLGGMTTPRKPAEIKGGSGKEVLDGKARVFDKDGKDVTEYYISGAKETLKIVKMFDAKKAILKANSPSCGCGTIYDGNFIGNKINGNGVTAEVLKKNGIEILNELDIK, encoded by the coding sequence ATGAAGAATGATGTTTTGATTGTTTCTGCATGTCTATTAGGTATAAATTGTAAATATAGTGGCTCAAATAATTTAAATGAAAAAGTAAAGAAGCTCTGCAATAATATGACTGTAATACCAATATGCCCTGAACAACTTGGTGGTATGACAACCCCAAGAAAGCCTGCTGAAATTAAAGGTGGAAGCGGAAAAGAAGTTTTAGATGGAAAAGCTAGGGTATTTGATAAGGATGGAAAAGATGTTACAGAATATTATATTTCAGGAGCTAAAGAGACTCTAAAAATAGTTAAGATGTTTGATGCAAAGAAGGCAATACTTAAGGCAAATAGTCCATCTTGCGGCTGTGGCACTATATATGATGGTAATTTTATAGGAAATAAGATAAATGGAAATGGGGTTACAGCTGAAGTACTTAAAAAAAATGGAATTGAAATTCTTAATGAATTAGATATTAAATAG
- a CDS encoding GntR family transcriptional regulator, with amino-acid sequence MNSEISKSLTSKQLHEILKKQIMNLELKPGLNISEKGISEMFGTSRTPVREAFLLLSKEGLLNVYPQRGTFVSLIDLEAVEEARFLREHVERAVVKLCCEKFPQEKLISLQMNLQMYKLYMEKKDYKKLFELDEEFHKAIFEGCNKERTWNTICEVERDFQRIRILTLAFNLSIDEIYSQHKSIIEAIENNKPDVADEIMKKHLTMVNFNLDKVKMQYPEYFK; translated from the coding sequence ATGAATTCTGAAATAAGTAAAAGCTTAACGAGTAAACAATTACATGAAATTTTAAAGAAACAAATTATGAATCTGGAACTTAAACCTGGTTTGAATATTTCTGAAAAAGGAATATCAGAGATGTTTGGTACCAGTAGGACACCTGTCAGAGAAGCATTTCTGCTTCTATCTAAAGAAGGATTACTTAATGTATATCCACAAAGAGGTACATTTGTGTCATTAATTGATTTGGAAGCTGTTGAAGAAGCAAGATTTTTGCGTGAGCATGTGGAAAGAGCAGTTGTTAAACTTTGTTGTGAAAAATTTCCACAAGAAAAACTTATATCCTTGCAAATGAATTTGCAAATGTACAAATTATATATGGAGAAAAAAGATTATAAGAAATTATTTGAATTGGATGAGGAATTTCATAAAGCTATTTTTGAAGGTTGCAATAAGGAAAGAACATGGAATACTATTTGTGAAGTTGAAAGGGATTTTCAGCGTATTCGTATACTTACTTTGGCTTTTAATTTGAGTATTGACGAAATTTATTCTCAACACAAAAGTATTATTGAGGCTATAGAAAATAATAAACCTGATGTTGCTGATGAAATTATGAAAAAACATTTAACTATGGTTAATTTCAATTTAGATAAGGTAAAGATGCAATATCCTGAGTATTTTAAGTAA